The Festucalex cinctus isolate MCC-2025b chromosome 6, RoL_Fcin_1.0, whole genome shotgun sequence genomic sequence CCGAACGTGGCTCAAAGACAGGGATTAAGGTGTAATTCTTCCCCGCCCAGCCAAGACTGTGGCGTCGTCTTTCTTATCCGCCCAATGCAGTTGAGCCACACATTTGTCACATTTTCAATATCCCAAGTCGAAGGTCTTGGATGTGTCTCCTCATCTAGCCAAGGTTTTGCGTCTGTCACTTTGTCTGTCCTCGGCTCTGGATCGCCTCCCATCATTGGTCGCTTGGTCCTGAATGTGCCTCGCCTCACCTTTTACCCCCGAGGTTCTGCATCCGTCTCCATAATCGGTCCAAGGGCTCACTCACACGGCacccaaagcttttttttttgttttttttttttgatttattgaatttttactTCGTATtctcgtattattattattattattattgttattattattattaataattcaatctcaagcgtaataaccttatttattgattgattgaatttgtattttttattttattatccgtTCTTATTGCTGCGGcatatgtaaatttcccagagggagccatcccaaagggatcaataaagtcaagtcgaaGTCTAATTCCAAGTCTAATTCGGACTgggtatcaattctaatttccccagtcgattcgattttgattcacgagagttcagtttgattttTCCCGATTAGATTCACTTCAATTGAATTAGATATCGCTTAATTAtggcacatcaattcttcttaaatgtcaaggacatgaggaaaaacacaaatattcaattccaaagtaaattttgcagaggcagtaactggtcaaatcatttttacacacaaaaataaataggcAATGAATTTTACTATTTGGCATTTAAGTTAATTAAGAATTTACATGTATTAACTATTCAGTTACCTTTGTGTTTACAGTATTTAACTGtggcacaaacaaaaaaatctgtttccaATACTTTTTAATGGCATTcattttttgaaattatttttcatttattacctTTCCATTTCATTTGTGTGCCCAAATTTCAACACAAGACTTCAATTTGTGTCCCTCAAAGTATTtattgagaaaaaacaaacaaaaaaaaaacatgaaaattatcATCAAAGCTCATCTTTATGAGACTCGTCGTCGCCATCCTGCGCAGACTCGCCCGCTTTCTGCAAAACAtccaaaaatgtattcattattattatcattattattattatagagtAGGAGATTAATTTGGGTTTTAGCATGCAAATACGAActgcttcatcatcatcatcatcgtcgtcatcttcCTCGGGCAAAACTCCTCCGTTATCCAGAAATTTTGACAAGGTCTCCAGATCCCGCTTTCCTGAGTACTCCACCACCTGCAGGACGAGAAAACAACAAATGGAGAGAATTATGTCCCCAGATACCCGTATaaacatgtatgtgtgtgtgaggaAATTTTTTGTACTGAGCAAGGCCAAAAACACATCAAAGTGTGTGAAAACGTGAAATTAGCATCCCTGTTAAGTACCCACATAAATGCAGATGTGTGTGACAGTGACATTTATGTCCCCACTAACCCATATAAATGTGAATGTATGTGAAGACATTTGCATAACCAGCACCAACATGAAGCTGTcagtgtgaatgtgtgaaaCCGTCATAATAATCATGTATGAGAGTGTGTAAAATTGTCATCACCAGAACTTGCCATAAACAAGaacgagtgtgtgtgtgtgtgagtgaaaaTCTTGGTCCCCAGCTAGCAACTTAAACATgaacgtatgtgtgtgtgtgtgagtgaaacGTGTGTGTCGGTCGGTACCTCCTTTCCGCCGGCTGGGAAATATTTGAGGGTGGGGAAGCCGGTGACGCTGACGGCCTCCAGTTCGTTGGCGGTGGAATCCATCTTggcgatgatgatgtcatcacgaTCGGCGTACTTCTCGCCCAGCTGGTCCCAGATGGGAGCCAGGTCCTTGCAGTGGGCACACCAGGGAGCATCTGCaaaaccaacatttttttttaaaaattattttcaatatttaattGATAAAAAGTATTCTTGCGTCGCAATAACGACTGAAAATTTTGAAGAAGCTTCGTTGAGAACATTTTGAACTCACAAAACTCTACAAAGACGTTCTTGGTTGGATCCAGAGCAACAGACTCAAAATTTTCCCCCACCAGGACCTTAACAGCCGCTTTATTCCAGTCCTCGGGCACGTCTTGACTGCGATAGTAAGGCTGCGTAACAAAACATTACAatacaattagcattacaatagcATAAAACACTAGCCTagcatgtgtgcgtgtattaCCTTGGCCGTACCATCCAGAACGTGCTGACACAACGGCGGCAGGTCGCCGATGAGATCCGCCGTGTCCAATTTGAACTTCTTGCCCGTGTCCATGTTGATGATGCGAGCCGCGGGCACGTCGCTCGCCGACACGCCAAAAAATTCGAGCACGAACGACACGTCGGTCGACACGTCGATGCTGATGAACAACATCTGAAGGGAAGCGCAgaaattgttttcattgttttccaaagtaaaaacagatgtttgcaaatgtctcattttgattaaacacagaagataatcggtcttctttcatcaaggactaaagaaatcagtgaacaattactgtcgatatttagaatggaaaaaaaatggctccaaacgagtactcgattattaaaacagCTGCCGAtttatttgataattgattaatcaattaactttgacagctcaagaggtggcaaatccaggtccagaaagtaaaaaccctgccaaagTTTGGCATTAACCCattatgctagctagctagctagctccctagcaggtaaacagACACGCGGCTATTAAAATAGCTGGCGAtttatttgataatcgattaatcaattaacttTGACAGCTCCACAGGTGGCAaattcaggtccagaaagtaaaaagcctgccacagtttggcgttAATCcattgtgctagctagctagctccctagaaGGTAAACGAGCACACGATTATTAAAACAGTTTCCAAtttatttgataatcgattaaacAATTCACTTTGACAGcttcagaggtggcaaatccaggtccagaaagtaaactcattgtgctagctagcttgctagcaggtaaacgagcacccagggagctagctagggagctcgctagctagcaattggcgctaaagccaaactgtggcaaggATTTTCCTTTTTCTGGACcaggatttgccacctctggacCGCACtaatgtcaacattttcaatGTTGGAGATATTGAGCGCTACCTTGCCCTTGTAGGCCTTGGCGAGGGTCCTGACTTGGTCCACTAGTGCCGTGTGGCTCTCCAATGTGCCGTTGATGAAGAGCAGACAGTGAAGGCGAACTTTGGAGCTGAAGATCTTATCCCCCGACTACGTGGACATAACATCAAGGCAAGTGTGtggagttgtgttttttttatgtgtttgtttacctgCTTAGTGAACGGGATGATGAGCTCCAGGCTGTTTTCTTGGATGAAGTTAGTCAGATTGCTTTTGTCCAGCTTGTCGTCCTCGGACAGGGCATAGTCCGCTCTGCCGTcgtcaaacttaaaaaaaaaccaacatatCAATTATCCAATATGTCcttttgagaatttttttgtgggtctactcatgataaacATGCCGCCAACCAATtttcatgttgctaaatgaAATTGCCTTTGTAGGCTCAAAGGACACTACtgagccaaaatggccgcttcaaagtagagccaaaatggccgcttcaaagTACAGCCCAACTGATTAATTGTTTATCCCTTTTCAAATCAgacttcctttttttattttttattttttatacatagtAACCCACACTACGGTTCAATACTAAGAATGTTATTTAAGCATCCATACCTTCTTGAAGAGCACAACCGTGTCAGATTTCAAATCGTACTTCTGGAAAACCTCCGGAGATGTCGTAACGCCGAACTCCGTATCAGCCATGTCCATGACCAGCTCGGCAAAGTTCTTCGCCGCGTCGCTTTCCAGACTCTGGGTGAAGGAAATCGGAGTATGACGGTCCATCTAACTATACAGTATAGGCGCAAAGTAAAGTGGGCGTACCTTAAAAAATCCCACTACGGTGATGTTGTGGGCGTCAATAAAACTGGCGGCAGAGTCAGCGTTCTCAAGGACCGATGCGCCGGGACCTGTGCGACGTTTTAGCCACTGGATGATTCCCGTGACTGTCCTCTCACCTGGAAAACAGTTTTGTGTCGAGTTTCCTGTTTCGTGTTTTTGAAGGACATCTGGAATTTGaacctaaaatggctgctacaAAGCAAAATGGCAAATTTCCCTTTTTGGAAACggtttcttgagacttttttttttttttaataggtacTCATGATAAACATGCCTATCAAATTTCATGTGGTTAAAGTGAAAAAGGCTTCAGCGGCTAAATTTTGCATCTAGCCAAAATGGAtgcttcaaactaaaatggcagacttgcTGTGTCTTTTCGAGCAAGGCTacctgagactttttttgtgaaacaggctttgggggctgaattttggaAATTAATTCTGAAGGCTGCtaccaaaccaaaatggccacttcaacccaaaatggcagacttcctgtgaaTTTCCGGGAATTgcttcttcagacttttttgtgggtataTTGTGATAGAAATGTCTACTAAATTCAAGTTCCTCAGTCAAactaatccaggtccagaaagtaaaaccacagtttggctttagcccctcaTGCTAGCTAGTTTattagctagctccctagcaggtaaataAGCACagggggagctagctagctagctagcacctggagCTAAACCACAGACCTGAATATATGAgtagatagccgatagcccatacatgcccgtgcaagccgttgaagtcacagggcggccatcttgctcctcccaccttgcGAAAAGACGActgtaaactatacggtatacggtAATTagtttttaacaagttaaaaaaaaaaactggacggCATGTGCTGCTGTGAAGACCCCCCTTTTCCGTTTATTGTTCAGTTCCTTAAAAcctaatattagatttggcagaggcattttttgttgaattacagtaagaattctttaattgaaaaaagttttcttcagtaaacatcattaagcaaaGAATTTcgacatgtatttaaggcaagttgtcaaaagtttaatacctttaaaacaccataaatcatgctgttttctactatgtactgtctcaaatattcaaatttcgatactgtaaatgtacaggatcgtatgccgagaaacggtTCTTGGgaagagcaatatggcggcctcgctaTGTCAAAAgttttggcctatcggctatccagtcatatgttCAAATTAGTGGGCTAAAGCcgaactgtggcagggtttttgctttctggacctggatttgccacctctgccgaGCATGGAGcacagaggcttttttttttttttggaataccaGTATAATCGACGGGTTTCTTTCGGTCGCCGTGAAGAAAGAGCTTGAGGACGGGGAAGCCGGAGACGCCAAACTCCTCGGCCAGCTCCTTCTCAACGGTGGCGTCCACTTTGGCCAGGCCGATGGCGGGCTCGTCCTTCTTCAGCTTCTCGGCAGCCTCGGCGAAGACGGGCTCCAGGCGCTGGCAGTGGCCGCACCACGGAGCGTCTGcacgcgcaaaaaaaaaaaaaactcaagttggAAAGCCATGAGGTGATTCTTTTGGACGGACTGCACGTCGTCGCTGATTGGACTTTGCTCCCTGCACTCGTGGGAAAGTGGAAGCGGGAGAACATCTGGACGACAGGGCGCTTTAAACGTGGAGAGTCAAGTAGATATTCATACGAAAAATagtatttgttgtattttcctttaaatacaaaaataaaatggtggtACAGTGACattgctattttatttatttatttttttgcagacaaAAAAGAACCAATGTGGATTCTTCTAtctaaattaatttgaataaaaaataaatgaataaatattgaaaatgctctttcaaaatatatttaaattaaaaaaattatatatataatatgttttaataaaaaattaaatatttaaaattttatttattcaaacacaatgtattttttcaagcaTTCTAaaatgccccccaaaaaattaagaaataatttaaaatacatttaaaatgcaaattcGCATTTTaaatatgcacaaaaaaaaagaaagaaatgtaaatatcaagttaaatattttaaaatacttagTCTTAAAACATTGCAGCtaatccaaaaatatttaaaatacttaaaacAATCAAACGCACTCgaatgtaacattttaaatacttgtcaaatgctaattattatattttattcatattgTGGCTGTCCTACGAAAAACACTtaggtcttattttttattttttaaacatttttaacatttttaggaTGCCTTCAGTTTCAgcccataaatgtaaaaatggggaaaaaaaggacataagtgttaataatactaataataataataataataataataataccattttcaaattaaaatttgaaaatattttaaatcacatatatttacaaatgcaaataaaaagtaaaaaaaaatatgtatatatattttttttaatactcaaaaatgcaacttaaataCCAAAATAATGAAGCATATTATCCCTTTTGTGTGCGAGTTCACTCACAGAATTCCACCAACAAAAATTCGGTGCGGTTGAGCGCCTTGGCGAAGTTGCTGCCATGGAGCACCATCACGTTGTCGTCCTCCTTGATCTCGTCTCCTTCCTGCCGCCGGCCATCATCCGGCCTCGTCATCTCGGTGGCGTTTCCCGTCTCGGCGGGCTCGTCGGCGCCCCGAGCGTAACGGCATGACGACACCAGCAGGAGCAGCGCGAGGCCCGTTAGCGCTAACGTCCGCATCCTCATCATAGGCAGctgtgtgggggggaaaaaaaaaaggcaaacgtCACGTTCGTACCCTTTTTGACAACATCAGAAGCGCGCGTGTGGCACAATTCTACTGGGCCTCGCCTCTCGGCCAATCGGACGCACGCGTGCAGGCCTCCTCCAATGAAAAGTTGACCCGGAGGAGCAAAACTGACTTCTCGTTTTTGTCTTTATCTTTATCTAAGTCAGATTTTTGCATTAGTTCTGTTTTCAGTTTGCCCCCAAATGATTATCAAGTAAACTTGTTTACTTTCCAGCATGTgtctttgagacttttttttttttttttgtgggtcctgTTATGTCAGACACATCCAAGGTCCTTTTTAGTTCTGGTATTTAGTATTTAGTATTTAGtattgacctgatttcaacaggaaatgacctaacAATGAcctgacttcaacaggaagtgacccagaactgacctaaaatcaacaggaaatgacctgtttcaacaggaagtgacccagaaaggacctaaaatcaacaggaagtgacctaatttcaataggaagtgacctaaaaatgaccggatttcaataggaagtgactcaatttcaacaggaagtgacctatttcaacaggaagtgagccaacgctaatgaaaaaactaaaacaaaaattgaataaacaatttcgttaacaaaataaaataaaaacgaaaattctttttttagaaaaggaaaactaacattttatgtttacaaaacttgaATTACAATTATAGCAAATATGTCAGGGCAAAAATTTCGGGTCAACCTATTTTTGTGGTCGACATATATCTCAGCTCTATTAGTAACATTTTGTCAGATTTTCCTTCAAGGGGAAGTCAAAACccacaaaaaatcttgacaataatatgttccatgtagcccccactagtctgaatacggtattttggttaatattgccttagtggaatatgaattaagaagcaaaatccagcaatttttaTCAATATTTGAAGGCGGTcaatttgccacttgctgtcaactgaagatgacatcacagttgttcaagtcgcaggtaacaaccaatcaccaaTCAGCTCAAAATGAAGAAAACTTTATGCacattgtatgtaaaaaaaaaaaaaacttcacatactacatttcccataatgcaactggcaaaatgtattttttaatacttCTACTATATGACACTTCTGCTTTAaacgttattttttttgccaatttaaTTGTTTGAacgttattatttaattatttagtctTATGTCGTCaattaatgtgaaaaaaataataatattaaatcgACAAGACCCAGCTTGAAAAATTGGGCCAATTTTTAGCcgagccgattaatcggtcgggccctagaagttttcctttattttagttttaaacggggctggactggccatctggcatagagggcggatgcccggtgggccggcctcttttgAGGCctatgcagtgctttttaatgattattttcctGCATTTTACCCCCAAGAGGCCGGCCCACAATTCAAAGTGATCAGTCAGTTAATCCATTTCgaatatagatagcaaactgaaacataatcaataaacatcagtggaaGTAGAAGTACGTTAGCCcgggcagttttttttgtttttgttttttttggccagtTCAGCCCTGGTTCTGAACATTATAAACACATTTCATGAGACACACAACTCGTCCTTAATTATTGCCCCCCCATTGTCAAAAATTGAGCAATTTTACTTTTCAAGTTTATTGATAAATTTTGAAGAAAACTTGTCTTGACAGACACACTTTGTTTGTTATCAGCAATGCCGATAAAACaccatcaaataaataaaatcataaaatgaaaatgttttttttagtcaatGCAGCAAGTCGGTGTCACCCGGGTTGGGGTCCCAGTTGGCCAGCAGGTCGCTAAAGTCCGGTTGGGCGTTTTCCAGCGCGTGCAGGCCGAAGTCGGTGCGTTGGTCGCGCGGTGCTCCGCCCCCGTCCAGGGGGTCCGGCTCGGTCCAGAAACTGAGCGGCAGGTGCCTGGCGTTCATGGGGCGGCCCTGACCTTTGCCCCGGGACTCGAACAGCTCGGCCAGGGGGCCCAGCTCCGAGGCGGGGTGCCCCTCGTCCGCCCGGTCCTCGTGCCGGGGGGCGTCGGCGCCGTCCTCGTCCTCGCGCCGGCCGAAATACCGCCGCACGTCTCGGCTGATGGCGTCGGCGAACCTCAGCAGGCGCTCGGTGGCGTCCTGGTGGCGGTCTGACGAGACCGACGCGTCGTCTTCATCGGTGGAccccttctcctcctcttcctcatcctcctcatcctcctccggGGGGAAGTAGGCAGGGGACGGCGCCCGGAGCGGGACGTTTCGCATGACGCCCGTCGCCATCGTCGCGAGTGACGGACAAAAACGGCGACGCTATATATACACACGCGCCTCGGTGTGTGCGCGCATTCATGTGTGTAAATATTTGTGTTGGTCAAACAATCTTGGTTGACTTTAGCGCCAGGCAACTGGGAAATGGAAAATtggcgcacgcacacgcataaaCATTGACATACACGCGTAGATAAACACAACGTGGGCTTATGAGGGTCGTTAAAGAATAAAAAGAGCGGAAAATCCAATTTCATGCCGTTTTGACTTTTAAAGGGGGAGGGGCTTAAAATTGAAATGAGCCCAACACATGCCACCAACACGCTTTTACATTACATGTAACTAAAGAGTTTTAAATAGTCAtaattttgcatttgtttaaaaaaagactaacgtgaaaacaattaaattataattattataattatactataattatattaatataatataataataacaatataataataatatattatataatataatatttatataatattattataattataattatttttaaaaaatcaaaaagaaatGACAATcagtttttaaatgtgtgatCATATCAGTTTGCAGTACTGTAATGTTATGAATAAAAATATCATTCATTCAATATATTAGATAGAATGtttcatgataaaaaaaaaaatacataaaaactccttcttgaaaaaacatttgtcatgtttcagaTGAAGTTATACAGATTGCTTAATTTCCAACAAAATAACTGATATTTCGTCACAATTACATGATGCTAATGTGATCATAAAAATGAATgatatttcaaaatgttttgttcaaGCAAAACTAATAActcaaaaataattatgttgGTACTGTATAAAAGcttgtttataaataaatataaatttatatCACTTCAGTCGGTAgacttttttgaagaaaaaaaaaaaatatatatatatatatatacataaaatctacatctattttatatttaaaataatggaAGTTTCAAGTTTTTTTGAAGGAAGTATTTAACCTATATTAAATAACAGCAggataaaacaaaaagtatagaattttttttaatctgttttgttaaaataattataattataataataataattaaaatacataTCTTTTAatgaactattttttatttattctgatTTTCTTGGTTTACTACCATTTCCAATTTATTTTCTCAATGTAATATTAttgatatatattatgtaaatatttagcatggtttttctttgctttctttttctttttctttttttaaatttacttatccaatgttcatttattgttacattttctaattattcagtcatattttttcaattcaTAAAATGCTTACAATTCATTCGATGCATTTTGGATAATTCATTATCATGCCCGATTCTATTGTTTTATTCCTAAATTTTAATGGTACTTTATtgatatatttcacatttaacgtgacatttttgtaaaacaaaatgcttTGCGTTGTCATAAAGTGTCATTTAGAGGGTCAACTAAATCCACACAAGTCAATTCCATTCCGtttacgtgtgtgcgtgtgttttatgGCCGCCCCTGCTCATCAGTATCCCGGCTTCCGTGTTGACTTGAGGCCTCAAAGATCAATAGCGGCAATATGTCGGCACTCCACAGTCTGATGGCAAATTTCACGCTCTTTTAGCCACACGAGCGCTAtgtacacacgcgcgcacataaAAACGCAcacgtcatttttttccccccatcgcTTTAAAAGCACGTtatagtttctttttttgtttcgtcgtcatcaaaaacctaaaaacaatttaatacaATTTCAAGTAAGCTTATGTGATTTATGGCAGATTTAGGGCCCCGCAACACACACAATGTTGAAAACGCATAAATTGTGATATTTTCTGATTTCTGTCATAAATAAAAGCTTTTGTGATTCACAAATGTGGGTCCCCACAACATTAGAAAACATGTTTCGCCATAAACCGATCATTTTCGTTTCATCTTTATTACAAGTATTCAGCATATCTATTGTTGGTACCATTTTGTTAAGGTTGTGATCTATGTCCCCACAACGTGGCTGATTATACGCACACAAGAAACATAATTCAAACTTAAGCACATCCATCTGTGGTAACATTTCTGTTAGAGATTGTGATTTATGACAGATTTAGGACCCCATATTTAGGAGAACAAATTTACCAGGTTTTCAGATTTGAATCTCATTTGTCTTGATATTTGTGTCCCCCAAAAGTGACTGCGTAACAAAATGGGGATCCCAccacatgaccaaaaaaaaaaaaaaaaaaaaaaaaagttcacttaCCTGCATTCCTTCCAATGGCCAGCAGGGGGAGACCTGACACTTCTAAACTCATACAGAAGTCTATGAGgaaacaaatcaaaagtcagacGACTTAGGTACCAAaccacataaaaacaaaagcaaaagtaCTCGCCTGAACACATCATGAGGTTGGCAACAGGAGCAGAGTGGTACTGCCACCCAGTGGCTGTCAGTAGGTATTGCTCAGACTGGTCCTTTTACACTttgaggaattttaaaaaactgTTAAGCCAAGTCAGACTGACTAATGCAACATAATAcagttgtattaaaaaaaaattaaattatcaAACAAATGTAGTTAGCTAAATTATTAAGTATTTTGTcaattttaaaatatcaatgtgaagatctttttaaaatataaaataaaaattgctaaaaaaaaaatagtaaaatacttTTTATTGCAAGCTTAATTTAGAAAAACTAAATGATtaataactgtaaaaaaaataaaataaatttgaacagttgagagactattttgtagggATATATTAGTAATTAAGTACGGGGGGTTCTTGcaaggttcattttgtccaactAAATGGACAAATATTGGTATAccgatattttaaaaataaacaaatacacaagtttttttccccctcccactAAATATTGCAATTCATATTCACGTTGATTATGAACACCATAACTAAATGgccgaaataaaaaataaaaccacttCTTGGACTTTTccccacaatgttttttttgtttgtttgtttgttttaacaatttcacattttagtGTAGTAATATTTCTGTACGAAAATATTGGGTTGTTTAAACtatttaaactaaaataaaaaataatgcaataaaaaatgaaacattgcTCAAGTACAAAaccttgtttttaattttctatgaTCAAAACTGCAAAACATCTAGAAAAatatacaacaaatgtccacaaCGTTTGAAAATGGGAACATAAAAGAAAAGGAATATTCACATTTTCCCCATTATCGATAAAAGAACATTCATTATTTTACTTggtggtatatatatatatccatgttCTATATGTTTTTGCAATTATGGTGATGCTCGGTTTCCTCGTTAAACGTCGCCGCAGTAGCCCGAGTCGTTGGACAGCTGCGAGTTGGAGCTGCGGTTGGACGACGAGTTCCAGATGTCCAGATTCATGTGCGGGCCGAACGGGTTGAAGCTCGAGAACGGGACTccgcccccgccgccgccgccagcgCACGCGGGCGCCTCCGCCGACTCGCGGGCGAAGGGCGAGTGCGGCGGCGTGACGGGCGACATGGGCGCCGAGCGCTCGTGCTGCAGGTGGCCGTGGTGGTGGTAGGGGGCGCTCTGCGGCGTCCAGATGGAGCCGAACAGGCTGGACATGGGCGACAGGCTGCGGGTGCCtgagaaaaaaggctgaacGACAACGACAACACGTTCTTACGTCC encodes the following:
- the LOC144021131 gene encoding protein disulfide-isomerase-like, whose translation is MQLPMMRMRTLALTGLALLLLVSSCRYARGADEPAETGNATEMTRPDDGRRQEGDEIKEDDNVMVLHGSNFAKALNRTEFLLVEFYAPWCGHCQRLEPVFAEAAEKLKKDEPAIGLAKVDATVEKELAEEFGVSGFPVLKLFLHGDRKKPVDYTGERTVTGIIQWLKRRTGPGASVLENADSAASFIDAHNITVVGFFKSLESDAAKNFAELVMDMADTEFGVTTSPEVFQKYDLKSDTVVLFKKFDDGRADYALSEDDKLDKSNLTNFIQENSLELIIPFTKQSGDKIFSSKVRLHCLLFINGTLESHTALVDQVRTLAKAYKGKMLFISIDVSTDVSFVLEFFGVSASDVPAARIINMDTGKKFKLDTADLIGDLPPLCQHVLDGTAKPYYRSQDVPEDWNKAAVKVLVGENFESVALDPTKNVFVEFYAPWCAHCKDLAPIWDQLGEKYADRDDIIIAKMDSTANELEAVSVTGFPTLKYFPAGGKEVVEYSGKRDLETLSKFLDNGGVLPEEDDDDDDDDEAKAGESAQDGDDESHKDEL
- the percc1 gene encoding protein PERCC1; its protein translation is MATGVMRNVPLRAPSPAYFPPEEDEEDEEEEEKGSTDEDDASVSSDRHQDATERLLRFADAISRDVRRYFGRREDEDGADAPRHEDRADEGHPASELGPLAELFESRGKGQGRPMNARHLPLSFWTEPDPLDGGGAPRDQRTDFGLHALENAQPDFSDLLANWDPNPGDTDLLH